A genomic stretch from Barnesiella intestinihominis YIT 11860 includes:
- the lpxK gene encoding tetraacyldisaccharide 4'-kinase encodes MYGKSVKINHWLIPVSWLYGLGVEIRNKLFDWGILPAEEFDIPVISVGNLAVGGTGKTPHIEYLIELLGHKYHIAVLSRGYKRKSRGFILADDKSTAREIGDEPYQIKRKYPNITVAVDANRRRGIKQLKKQIPDIDVILLDDAFQHRYVTPLSSIVLTDYNRALHLDKLLPAGRLRESRHELSRANMVIVTKCPIDMKPIEYNIISRWLHLFPYQNLYFSTLSYGHLQAVFPDTAIGEISLKDISRKDGLMVVTGIANPAPMLQYISHFHDLREKLLYPDHHNFTSNDLNDITTRFSALKGEKKYIITTEKDAARLRSVPFDDAIKKALYFLPIHVRFMQHTGTSFDEKISDIIYKNRRSKQVKK; translated from the coding sequence ATGTACGGAAAATCGGTTAAGATAAACCATTGGCTCATTCCGGTCAGTTGGCTATATGGACTCGGAGTAGAGATTAGAAACAAACTCTTCGACTGGGGCATTCTCCCGGCCGAAGAGTTTGACATACCCGTCATATCAGTAGGTAACCTTGCCGTAGGAGGAACAGGCAAAACGCCTCACATCGAATACTTGATCGAATTACTCGGTCATAAATATCATATTGCCGTACTCAGCAGAGGATACAAACGGAAAAGTAGAGGATTCATATTGGCCGATGACAAGTCTACCGCCCGTGAAATAGGAGACGAACCTTACCAGATAAAAAGAAAATACCCCAATATAACCGTCGCGGTAGATGCCAATCGCCGTCGAGGTATCAAACAATTAAAAAAACAAATACCCGACATCGATGTGATTCTACTCGACGATGCTTTCCAACATCGCTATGTTACGCCGTTGTCCTCGATAGTACTGACCGACTACAATAGAGCTTTACACCTCGACAAACTATTACCGGCGGGACGATTACGTGAATCTCGACACGAATTGTCGAGAGCCAATATGGTCATCGTAACCAAGTGTCCAATAGATATGAAACCTATTGAATATAATATTATATCTCGTTGGTTACACCTGTTTCCCTACCAAAATCTATATTTCTCCACTCTTTCTTACGGTCATCTGCAAGCAGTATTCCCCGATACTGCCATAGGAGAAATATCGCTAAAAGATATATCGAGAAAAGACGGATTGATGGTAGTAACCGGAATCGCCAACCCGGCTCCCATGCTGCAATACATCTCTCATTTTCACGACCTGCGAGAAAAGTTACTTTATCCCGATCATCATAACTTCACTTCAAACGATCTGAACGATATAACGACACGATTTTCGGCCTTGAAAGGAGAGAAAAAATACATCATCACCACAGAAAAAGATGCAGCGAGACTACGATCGGTCCCATTCGATGACGCAATAAAAAAAGCGCTCTATTTTCTTCCGATACATGTTCGTTTCATGCAACATACCGGAACATCATTCGATGAAAAAATTTCAGACATAATCTATAAGAACCGCAGATCGAAACAAGTGAAAAAATAA
- the sppA gene encoding signal peptide peptidase SppA, protein MKKFFTTTFACVLGVMIAGILLTLLSIAALTGMAVSTETEYTAKPNTIMKLDLGIVTDRSQEDFMSVLFGNQQKTDGLDNIIKAIKTAKTNPNIAGIYIDANGSSLGVATLDRIHRALKDFKESDKFIYAYADDYTQREYLLSAIADSVVLNPVGAIDFRGLASQIMFVKGLYDKLGIEVQVLKVGTYKSAVEPYINTQMSEANREQTMAYMTPIWNHLLEQLSQDRDISVDQLNNLADTLLVTVDAKELIAKGLVDTLMYRPQMNEFLKAKVGIDKDDDLIFASINEVASIKQAPNKAKDEIAIVYAEGGIDMGETNGVNTAKLVEDLTKIQNDKNVKAVVLRVNSPGGSAYGSEQVWAAIEAIKAAGKPVAVSMGDVAASGGYYISCNADRIFANPTTLTGSIGIYGLIPNYKGLLTGKLGLTFDGVQTNKYGNFPSVSRAMTTDEHRQMQQYIERGYELFTTRCAEGRGMSIEAIKKIAEGRVWDGATALEIGLVDELGDLDAAIEWVAQKAKLDKYKTSAYPKQKTAMEQLMDELGMNVRSKIAASYLGENYKYFKALEQCQNIDPVQYRMEDIELY, encoded by the coding sequence ATGAAAAAATTTTTCACCACGACATTCGCCTGCGTATTGGGCGTAATGATTGCAGGAATATTATTAACCTTATTGTCCATCGCCGCATTAACCGGAATGGCGGTTTCGACAGAAACCGAATACACAGCGAAACCAAACACTATCATGAAATTGGATTTAGGTATCGTTACCGACCGTAGCCAAGAAGATTTCATGAGCGTTTTGTTTGGGAATCAACAAAAAACAGACGGTCTTGACAACATCATTAAAGCTATAAAAACGGCCAAGACAAACCCGAACATTGCCGGCATATACATCGATGCTAACGGCTCTTCCCTCGGTGTTGCCACTCTCGACCGCATACACCGGGCTCTGAAAGATTTCAAAGAGAGCGATAAATTCATCTATGCTTATGCCGACGACTACACACAACGCGAATATCTACTGAGTGCGATAGCCGACAGTGTCGTTCTAAATCCGGTAGGAGCTATCGATTTCAGAGGGCTGGCAAGTCAAATAATGTTTGTAAAAGGGCTTTACGATAAATTGGGTATCGAAGTCCAAGTCCTAAAAGTAGGAACATACAAATCGGCGGTAGAACCTTATATCAACACGCAAATGAGTGAAGCGAACCGCGAGCAGACGATGGCCTACATGACTCCTATTTGGAATCATCTTCTCGAACAACTTTCGCAAGACCGAGACATATCGGTGGACCAGCTGAACAATCTGGCCGACACTCTATTGGTGACAGTCGATGCCAAAGAATTAATTGCCAAAGGATTGGTCGATACGTTAATGTACCGTCCTCAAATGAACGAATTTCTGAAAGCCAAAGTGGGAATAGATAAAGACGATGATTTAATCTTCGCATCAATCAACGAAGTAGCATCGATCAAGCAAGCCCCAAATAAAGCCAAAGACGAAATTGCTATCGTCTATGCCGAGGGAGGAATCGATATGGGTGAAACTAACGGAGTGAACACCGCCAAGCTGGTCGAAGATTTAACCAAAATACAAAACGATAAAAACGTAAAAGCAGTTGTTCTCCGGGTTAATTCTCCGGGTGGAAGTGCTTATGGTTCGGAACAAGTATGGGCTGCTATCGAAGCTATTAAAGCTGCCGGAAAACCAGTAGCCGTATCGATGGGCGATGTCGCTGCATCGGGTGGATATTACATCTCTTGCAATGCCGACCGTATCTTTGCAAATCCCACTACATTGACAGGCTCGATCGGCATTTATGGCTTAATCCCTAACTATAAAGGTTTATTGACTGGTAAATTAGGACTTACATTCGACGGCGTACAAACCAATAAATATGGTAATTTCCCCTCGGTAAGCCGGGCTATGACAACCGATGAACATCGGCAAATGCAACAATACATAGAACGAGGCTACGAATTATTCACCACTCGTTGCGCCGAAGGCCGTGGCATGAGCATCGAGGCAATCAAAAAAATCGCCGAAGGTCGTGTGTGGGACGGTGCAACAGCCCTCGAAATAGGTCTGGTCGATGAATTGGGAGATTTGGATGCTGCTATCGAATGGGTTGCTCAAAAAGCCAAACTCGACAAATATAAAACAAGTGCTTATCCAAAACAAAAAACGGCTATGGAACAATTAATGGACGAGCTGGGAATGAATGTTCGCTCAAAAATAGCCGCTTCTTATTTAGGTGAAAATTATAAATATTTCAAAGCGTTGGAGCAATGCCAAAATATAGATCCCGTACAATACCGTATGGAAGACATTGAGCTCTACTAA